One region of Bacillus pumilus genomic DNA includes:
- the lpdA gene encoding dihydrolipoyl dehydrogenase, with protein sequence MVVGDFPIETDTLVIGAGPGGYVAAIRAAQLGQKVTIVEKGTLGGVCLNVGCIPSKALINAGHRFENAKHSEDMGIKAENVTVDFTKVQEWKASVVNKLTGGVQGLLKGNKVDIVKGEAYFVDSNSVRVMDENSAQTYTFKNAILATGSRPIELPTFKYTDRVINSTGALALKEVPKKLVVIGGGYIGTELGTAYANFGTEVVILEGGDEILPGFEKQMSSLVKRNLKKKGNVEIHTNALAKGVEEKSDGVTVTFEVKGEEKTVDADYVLVTVGRRPNTDELGLEQVGVELTDRGVVKTDKQCRTSVSNIYAIGDIVDGPPLAHKASYEGKIAAEAIAGEPAEIDYLGIPAVVFSEPELATVGYTEAEAKEEGIDIVAAKFPFAANGRALSLDATDGFMKMITRKEDGLVIGAQIAGVGASDMISELSLAIEAGVTAEDIAMTIHAHPTLGEITMETAEVAIGSPIHIVK encoded by the coding sequence ATGGTAGTAGGAGATTTCCCAATCGAAACAGATACTCTTGTCATCGGTGCAGGTCCTGGCGGATATGTAGCTGCTATTCGTGCTGCACAGCTTGGACAAAAAGTAACAATCGTTGAAAAAGGAACACTTGGCGGTGTATGTCTAAACGTTGGTTGTATTCCTTCAAAAGCATTAATCAATGCTGGCCATCGTTTCGAAAATGCTAAGCATTCTGAAGACATGGGTATCAAAGCTGAAAACGTAACAGTTGATTTCACAAAAGTTCAAGAGTGGAAAGCTTCTGTTGTAAACAAATTAACAGGTGGAGTTCAAGGTCTTCTTAAAGGAAATAAAGTAGACATCGTTAAAGGTGAAGCTTATTTCGTAGACAGTAACTCTGTACGTGTAATGGATGAAAATTCAGCACAGACTTACACTTTCAAAAATGCAATTCTTGCAACTGGATCTCGTCCAATTGAATTGCCTACTTTTAAATACACAGATCGCGTGATCAACTCAACTGGTGCTTTAGCGCTTAAAGAAGTACCTAAAAAGTTAGTTGTTATCGGTGGTGGATATATCGGTACTGAGCTTGGTACTGCTTATGCAAACTTTGGAACAGAAGTTGTCATCCTTGAAGGTGGAGACGAAATCCTTCCAGGTTTCGAAAAGCAAATGAGCTCATTGGTTAAACGTAACCTGAAGAAAAAAGGAAACGTTGAAATCCATACAAACGCTCTTGCAAAAGGCGTTGAAGAAAAATCTGATGGTGTCACTGTTACTTTCGAAGTAAAAGGTGAAGAAAAAACAGTTGATGCTGATTACGTACTTGTTACAGTTGGTCGTCGTCCAAACACAGATGAGCTTGGTCTTGAGCAAGTTGGTGTTGAATTGACTGACCGCGGAGTTGTCAAAACAGACAAACAATGCCGTACAAGCGTATCTAACATCTATGCAATTGGTGACATTGTTGATGGACCACCACTTGCACACAAAGCTTCTTACGAAGGTAAAATTGCAGCTGAAGCAATCGCTGGAGAGCCAGCTGAAATTGATTACCTTGGTATTCCTGCTGTTGTATTCTCTGAGCCAGAACTTGCAACTGTTGGATACACTGAAGCAGAAGCAAAAGAAGAAGGAATCGACATCGTTGCAGCGAAATTCCCATTCGCAGCAAACGGACGTGCACTTTCTCTTGACGCAACTGATGGCTTCATGAAGATGATCACTCGTAAAGAGGATGGTCTTGTGATTGGTGCACAAATCGCAGGTGTTGGCGCTTCTGATATGATTTCAGAGCTTAGCCTTGCAATCGAAGCTGGAGTGACTGCTGAAGATATCGCAATGACAATTCACGCTCACCCAACTTTAGGTGAAATTACAATGGAAACGGCTGAAGTAGCAATTGGAAGCCCAATCCATATCGTAAAATAA
- a CDS encoding GapA-binding peptide SR1P, with translation MGTIICQDCNETIDQFENEKVTTLYGTCGHCHCCDEASE, from the coding sequence GTGGGTACAATTATTTGTCAAGATTGCAATGAGACCATTGATCAATTTGAAAATGAAAAAGTGACAACACTATACGGAACGTGTGGTCACTGTCATTGCTGTGATGAAGCCTCTGAATAA
- a CDS encoding aminotransferase class I/II-fold pyridoxal phosphate-dependent enzyme, which translates to MSQHDTPLYTGLKKHAATNPVQFHIPGHKKGAGMDPEFRAFIGDNALSIDLINIEPLDDLHSPRGMIKEAQDLAAEAFGADHTFFCIQGTSGAIMTMVMTVCGPGDKIIVPRNVHKSIMSAIVFSGAVPVFIHPEIDKELGISHGITPESAKKALTEHPDAKGLLVINPTYFGVSADLKSIVDIAHSFHVPVLVDEAHGVHIHFHDKLPLSAMQAGADMAATSVHKLGGSLTQSSILNMKEGLISKDRVQSILSMLTTTSTSYLLLASLDVARKRLATEGKALADEAIRLAESARNRLNQIDGITCIGKEILSSASTYDYDPTKLIISIKDLGLNGHDVEKWLRESYRIEVELSDLYNILCIVTPGDTDETIDTLITAMKDIAATSTSESGTQPVTEVLLPEIPSLAMTPRDAFYSTTEVVPLKEAAGRIIAEFVMVYPPGIPIFIPGEIITEENISYIFKNIEIGLPVQGPEDSTLEMIRVIKEQKAIL; encoded by the coding sequence TTGTCACAACATGATACACCCTTATACACTGGACTAAAAAAACACGCAGCAACCAATCCAGTTCAATTTCACATTCCTGGCCATAAAAAAGGAGCCGGAATGGACCCTGAATTTAGAGCATTCATTGGCGACAATGCACTAAGCATTGATCTCATTAATATAGAACCTCTCGATGATTTACACTCACCTCGAGGAATGATAAAAGAAGCACAAGATTTAGCTGCTGAAGCCTTCGGTGCTGACCATACGTTTTTCTGTATTCAAGGAACAAGCGGCGCCATCATGACAATGGTGATGACCGTATGCGGACCTGGGGATAAAATCATCGTTCCGCGTAACGTCCATAAATCGATTATGTCCGCGATTGTATTTTCTGGCGCAGTTCCTGTTTTTATTCATCCAGAAATAGACAAAGAGCTTGGCATCTCTCACGGCATTACACCAGAATCAGCGAAAAAGGCACTCACGGAGCACCCAGATGCAAAAGGTCTGCTTGTGATTAATCCGACGTATTTTGGCGTTTCAGCAGACTTAAAATCGATTGTAGACATTGCCCATTCATTTCATGTGCCTGTCCTTGTCGATGAAGCACACGGCGTGCATATTCATTTTCACGATAAGCTCCCGCTATCTGCCATGCAGGCAGGTGCCGACATGGCAGCAACAAGTGTCCACAAACTCGGCGGTTCCCTGACCCAAAGCTCTATTTTAAATATGAAGGAAGGGCTTATCTCAAAAGATCGCGTGCAATCGATTTTGAGCATGCTGACAACAACGTCTACTTCTTACTTGCTCTTGGCGTCACTTGATGTCGCTCGAAAGCGATTAGCCACTGAAGGAAAGGCGCTAGCAGATGAAGCCATCCGTTTAGCTGAATCAGCGAGAAACCGTTTGAATCAAATTGATGGCATTACGTGTATTGGCAAGGAAATACTCAGTTCAGCTTCTACGTATGATTACGATCCAACAAAATTAATTATTTCAATTAAAGACCTTGGCCTCAATGGCCATGATGTCGAAAAATGGTTGAGAGAAAGCTACCGGATTGAAGTGGAGCTTTCTGACCTTTACAACATTTTATGTATTGTGACCCCTGGTGATACTGATGAAACAATCGATACGCTTATAACGGCTATGAAAGACATTGCCGCAACCTCTACAAGTGAGAGCGGCACACAACCGGTAACAGAAGTACTGCTGCCTGAGATTCCATCGCTTGCCATGACGCCGCGTGATGCCTTTTACTCCACAACTGAAGTGGTTCCGTTAAAAGAAGCAGCTGGCCGCATCATCGCAGAGTTTGTCATGGTGTACCCGCCAGGCATACCTATTTTTATACCAGGAGAGATTATCACAGAAGAAAATATCTCCTATATCTTTAAAAACATTGAAATTGGTCTCCCTGTCCAAGGACCAGAAGATTCAACGCTAGAAATGATCCGCGTGATTAAAGAGCAGAAAGCAATTTTATAA
- a CDS encoding UPF0223 family protein: MEYQYPMDVDWTTEEKIAVISFFQAVEKAYEKGIAKQELLDTYKRFKEIVPSKAEEKTHCAAFEKESGYSPYRTVKTAREAVESAIIRM, from the coding sequence ATGGAATATCAATATCCAATGGACGTCGACTGGACGACAGAGGAAAAGATTGCGGTTATTTCGTTTTTTCAAGCTGTTGAAAAAGCCTATGAAAAAGGAATAGCGAAGCAGGAGTTATTAGATACTTATAAACGCTTTAAAGAGATTGTGCCATCAAAAGCAGAAGAAAAGACGCATTGTGCAGCGTTTGAAAAGGAAAGCGGGTATTCTCCTTATCGTACAGTGAAAACGGCAAGAGAGGCAGTAGAGTCCGCCATTATACGTATGTAA
- a CDS encoding DUF1054 domain-containing protein yields the protein MSEMRFRDEDFETFTVDGLDERMVVLKERVRPKLEALGEHFAPLLSSITGDEMFVHVAKHARRSVNPPNDTWVAFANSKRGYKKLPHFQIGLWKTHVFVWFALIYESPVKGEYGQLFEKELDTIQKKIPQDFVWSKDHMKPDVMRHSELDAEQLKTLFERVQTVKKAELLCGIQLPREEVVQMNNEEFLSKIEDAFRTLTYLYRFTQKQSV from the coding sequence ATGAGTGAAATGCGTTTTAGAGATGAAGATTTTGAGACATTTACAGTTGACGGTTTAGATGAACGAATGGTCGTATTAAAAGAAAGAGTCCGTCCAAAGCTTGAGGCGCTTGGTGAACACTTTGCACCACTTCTTTCTTCTATTACAGGAGACGAAATGTTTGTACACGTCGCAAAGCATGCTAGAAGATCAGTCAATCCGCCAAATGATACGTGGGTTGCTTTTGCAAACAGCAAGCGTGGGTATAAAAAACTCCCTCATTTTCAAATTGGGCTTTGGAAAACACATGTCTTTGTATGGTTTGCTCTTATTTATGAATCTCCTGTGAAAGGCGAATATGGTCAGCTATTTGAAAAAGAACTAGACACCATTCAGAAGAAAATACCACAAGATTTTGTTTGGTCTAAAGATCATATGAAACCAGATGTCATGCGTCACAGCGAGCTCGATGCAGAACAGTTGAAAACGCTGTTTGAGCGTGTCCAAACGGTGAAAAAAGCCGAGCTCCTTTGCGGCATTCAGTTGCCTAGAGAAGAAGTCGTTCAAATGAATAATGAAGAATTTTTATCAAAAATCGAAGATGCCTTCCGCACGTTGACTTATCTATACCGCTTTACACAAAAACAATCTGTATAA
- a CDS encoding inositol monophosphatase family protein, giving the protein MTNWVEIDRLAKLWVKEAGSRIKASMQEGLSIETKSNPNDLVTNIDKETERFFIEKIQSTFSDHHILGEEGQGEEVTSLDGIVWIIDPIDGTMNFVHQKRNFAISIGIFENGIGKIGLIYDVIHDELYHAVKGEGAYINDTLLPPLKDVAIEKAIVGINPTWAIESPYFDAKPFARLVRDVRGTRTIGSAALELAYIASGRSDAYVTLRLAPWDYAAGCVLLDEVGAVYSNIHGERLTFLDKNSIVAGNRSVCEKILHDYIKGSGNKK; this is encoded by the coding sequence ATGACAAACTGGGTGGAAATTGACCGTCTTGCAAAGCTTTGGGTAAAAGAAGCAGGAAGCCGTATTAAAGCATCCATGCAGGAAGGTCTATCAATTGAAACAAAATCAAATCCAAATGATCTTGTCACAAATATCGATAAAGAAACAGAACGTTTTTTCATTGAAAAGATACAATCGACATTTTCAGATCATCATATTTTAGGTGAAGAGGGACAAGGGGAAGAGGTGACCTCACTTGATGGGATCGTGTGGATCATTGATCCAATCGATGGCACAATGAACTTTGTCCATCAAAAACGCAACTTTGCCATTTCAATCGGGATATTTGAAAATGGCATAGGGAAAATCGGTCTCATATATGACGTCATTCATGACGAGCTTTACCATGCGGTCAAAGGAGAAGGGGCTTATATAAATGATACCCTGCTTCCGCCATTAAAAGATGTAGCGATTGAAAAAGCCATTGTCGGCATTAACCCGACCTGGGCGATCGAAAGCCCTTATTTTGATGCTAAACCGTTTGCCCGCCTTGTGCGTGATGTGAGAGGGACGAGAACGATTGGATCAGCTGCCCTTGAGCTCGCTTATATCGCAAGCGGCAGAAGTGACGCATACGTCACGTTAAGGCTTGCGCCGTGGGATTATGCAGCGGGCTGCGTACTGCTTGATGAAGTAGGGGCAGTCTACTCAAATATACACGGAGAACGCCTAACGTTTCTAGACAAAAACAGTATCGTCGCCGGAAATCGATCCGTTTGTGAAAAAATCTTGCACGATTACATAAAAGGCAGTGGAAATAAAAAATAA
- a CDS encoding DUF5325 family protein codes for MKQIKWLLLLCALLAVVSMAFIGVTLAEKNVLGICLSIVFAMIFMGTGFTLKRKLNVQS; via the coding sequence ATGAAACAAATCAAATGGCTTCTATTATTATGTGCATTACTTGCGGTTGTCAGTATGGCGTTTATTGGGGTAACTCTTGCAGAAAAAAACGTGCTGGGTATTTGTTTAAGTATTGTGTTTGCCATGATTTTCATGGGTACAGGATTTACATTAAAAAGAAAATTAAACGTGCAATCATAA
- the typA gene encoding translational GTPase TypA — protein MKLRKDLRNIAIIAHVDHGKTTLVDQLLHQAGTFRANENIAERAMDSNDLERERGITILAKNTAIHYKDTRINILDTPGHADFGGEVERIMKMVDGVLLVVDAYEGCMPQTRFVLKKALEQNLTPIVVVNKIDRDFARPAEVVDEVIDLFIELDATEEQLEFPVVYASAINGTASNDASKQDENMESLFEAIVNHIPCPVDNHEEPLQFQVALLDYNDYVGRIGIGRVFRGTMQVGQQVALMKVDGSVKQFRVTKIFGFQGLKRVEINEAKAGDLVAVSGMEDINVGETVCPVEHQEALPILRIDEPTLQMTFVVNNSPFAGREGKYVTSRKIEERLEQQLQTDVSLRVDPTASPDAWVVSGRGELHLSILIENMRREGFELQVSKPEVIVKEVDGVRCEPVERVQIDVPEEHTGSIMESMGARKGEMIDMINNGNGQVRLIFTVPSRGLIGYTTEFLSLTRGFGILNHTFDSYQPMQSGQVGGRRQGVLVSMETGKATAYGIQGVEERGVIFVEPGVEVYQGMIVGEHNRENDLVVNVSRMKQQTNVRSATKDQTVSMKKPRIMSLEESLEYLNEDEYCEVTPESIRLRKKILDKNEREKSAKKKKLAGLS, from the coding sequence GTGAAACTTCGAAAAGATCTTCGCAACATCGCAATTATTGCCCACGTTGACCATGGTAAAACGACGCTTGTTGACCAATTGCTCCATCAAGCTGGTACTTTCCGTGCGAATGAAAATATCGCTGAGAGAGCCATGGATTCAAATGATTTAGAGCGAGAGCGCGGTATTACGATTTTAGCTAAAAATACTGCGATCCATTATAAAGATACACGCATTAATATTTTAGATACACCAGGACACGCCGATTTCGGTGGTGAGGTTGAGCGTATCATGAAAATGGTAGATGGTGTACTTCTCGTTGTGGATGCTTATGAAGGCTGTATGCCTCAAACACGCTTTGTGCTGAAAAAAGCACTTGAGCAAAACTTAACACCAATCGTTGTTGTCAACAAAATTGACCGCGACTTTGCTCGTCCGGCTGAAGTAGTCGATGAAGTAATCGACTTGTTCATTGAATTGGATGCAACAGAAGAACAGCTTGAATTCCCAGTTGTCTATGCATCAGCAATCAATGGTACAGCAAGTAACGATGCGAGCAAGCAAGATGAAAACATGGAATCTTTGTTTGAAGCCATTGTTAACCATATCCCTTGCCCAGTTGATAACCATGAAGAGCCGCTTCAATTCCAAGTGGCACTACTTGATTACAATGATTATGTTGGAAGAATTGGGATCGGCCGTGTATTCAGAGGAACAATGCAAGTAGGACAGCAAGTAGCCTTAATGAAAGTTGACGGCAGTGTGAAACAATTCCGTGTGACGAAGATTTTTGGTTTCCAAGGGTTAAAACGAGTGGAAATCAACGAAGCGAAAGCAGGAGATCTTGTTGCTGTTTCTGGAATGGAAGACATCAACGTAGGTGAAACGGTTTGTCCGGTTGAACACCAAGAGGCTTTGCCAATCCTTCGTATTGATGAGCCGACACTTCAAATGACGTTTGTTGTTAACAACAGCCCATTTGCAGGCCGTGAAGGGAAATACGTAACATCACGTAAAATTGAAGAGCGCTTAGAGCAGCAGCTTCAAACAGACGTCAGTCTTCGTGTTGATCCAACTGCTTCACCTGATGCGTGGGTTGTATCTGGACGCGGAGAGCTTCACTTATCCATTCTTATTGAGAATATGAGACGTGAAGGATTTGAATTACAAGTATCGAAGCCAGAAGTTATTGTAAAAGAAGTTGACGGTGTTCGATGTGAGCCTGTTGAACGCGTTCAAATTGATGTACCAGAAGAGCACACTGGCTCTATCATGGAATCAATGGGCGCACGAAAAGGTGAAATGATTGACATGATCAATAATGGTAATGGTCAAGTTCGCCTGATCTTTACAGTGCCTTCACGTGGTTTAATCGGATATACAACTGAATTTCTTTCATTAACTCGTGGTTTTGGTATTTTGAACCATACGTTTGACAGCTACCAGCCAATGCAGTCTGGTCAAGTCGGCGGACGCCGTCAAGGAGTTCTTGTTTCAATGGAAACAGGTAAAGCGACTGCTTACGGAATCCAAGGCGTTGAAGAGCGTGGTGTGATCTTCGTTGAGCCGGGTGTTGAAGTATACCAAGGAATGATTGTTGGTGAGCATAACCGTGAGAACGATCTTGTTGTCAACGTAAGCCGTATGAAACAACAAACAAACGTGCGTTCAGCGACGAAAGATCAAACGGTGAGCATGAAAAAACCACGTATTATGTCACTTGAGGAATCTCTTGAGTACTTGAATGAGGACGAATACTGTGAGGTTACACCTGAATCAATTCGTTTAAGAAAGAAAATTTTAGATAAAAACGAACGTGAGAAATCAGCGAAGAAGAAAAAGCTAGCAGGATTATCTTAA
- a CDS encoding YlaH-like family protein, producing MLFRVDENPQTGMWLLYGTILVLAIIVFKLGFARRLPILKALVIYLFLIFGCTFLTFLGIFLPVAEGLVVAAAILIIYKIRLHRAKKEGTVNT from the coding sequence ATGCTGTTTCGTGTCGATGAAAATCCGCAAACAGGGATGTGGCTCCTATATGGCACCATCCTTGTTTTAGCGATTATTGTTTTTAAGCTCGGCTTTGCTAGACGTTTACCGATTTTAAAAGCGCTCGTGATTTACTTGTTTTTGATTTTTGGCTGCACGTTTCTCACATTTCTAGGAATCTTCCTGCCAGTAGCGGAAGGCCTAGTTGTGGCAGCTGCCATTTTGATTATTTATAAAATACGGCTGCATCGTGCGAAAAAAGAAGGAACAGTGAATACGTAA
- a CDS encoding YlaI family protein, with translation MRVKCSICEKLETIDDDTLVAKRLRNRPIHTYMCDDCQERIKVKTEARIKTGRFSLYQDPATKEKKKKKGKKEQKT, from the coding sequence ATGAGAGTGAAGTGCTCAATATGTGAGAAGCTTGAAACCATTGATGATGATACACTCGTTGCTAAGCGGTTAAGAAATCGACCGATTCATACATATATGTGCGATGACTGTCAGGAACGTATTAAAGTAAAGACAGAAGCACGCATCAAGACTGGCAGATTCTCTCTTTATCAAGATCCTGCGACGAAAGAGAAAAAGAAGAAAAAAGGAAAAAAAGAACAAAAGACATAA
- a CDS encoding YhcN/YlaJ family sporulation lipoprotein, whose amino-acid sequence MRLFLTLFMIQAIILLGACQQQEKPEALDKQDGRQHVVRVSDSTKKKTNQARSSTDVAQHLVKVTEHVADVNNATAIVIGRYAVVGIDVKDDLDRSKVENIKYSVAKALKNDPEGANAVVVADPDTVSRLKEMGKEIQAGRPVSGIMDELAAIVGRVMPEMPRNEIDRHETDPTNEPNDQLKQNDQKQLDEHQNDQSNHHMNQKK is encoded by the coding sequence ATGCGACTATTTTTGACATTATTCATGATTCAAGCCATCATTCTGTTGGGCGCTTGTCAGCAGCAGGAAAAGCCAGAGGCACTAGACAAGCAAGATGGACGCCAGCACGTAGTACGGGTGTCAGACTCAACGAAGAAAAAGACCAATCAAGCCCGGTCATCTACAGATGTTGCGCAGCATCTTGTCAAAGTGACAGAGCACGTAGCAGATGTCAATAATGCAACGGCGATCGTCATCGGCCGCTATGCTGTTGTTGGTATTGATGTAAAAGATGATTTAGATAGAAGCAAAGTAGAAAACATTAAATATTCAGTTGCAAAAGCACTGAAAAATGATCCAGAAGGTGCGAATGCTGTTGTGGTCGCTGATCCGGATACAGTCAGCCGGTTAAAAGAAATGGGCAAAGAAATACAAGCAGGCCGTCCTGTCAGTGGGATTATGGATGAACTAGCCGCCATTGTCGGCCGCGTGATGCCAGAGATGCCGAGAAATGAAATTGATCGCCACGAAACAGATCCGACAAATGAGCCGAATGATCAGCTCAAACAAAATGATCAAAAGCAGTTAGACGAACATCAAAACGATCAATCAAACCATCATATGAATCAGAAGAAATAA
- a CDS encoding PhoH family protein, whose amino-acid sequence MSKIYVLDTNVLLQDPNSIFSFEDNEVVIPAVVLEEVDSKKRYMDEVGQNARRVSRLIDGLRSKGKLHEKITLESKGTLRIELNHRSFHELQEIFIEKTNDNRILAVAKNLSLEEETKPHGRPVILVSKDVLVRVKADAIGLQAEDFLSDRVLQNEDIDNGYHELYIPTEQLNTFYKQNQLPIKEVTSAPFNPHQFVIMKGNEGGSALGMLDQKAEHVKRLVYDQEHIWGIRPKNVQQTMALELLLRRDIPLVTLIGKAGTGKTLLALAAGLMQTEDLGMFKKLIVARSIVPVGKDIGYLPGEKEEKLRPWMQPIYDNLEFLFNTKKPGELDAILAGIGSIQVEALTYIRGRSIPDQFIIIDEAQNLTKHEVKTLLTRVGEGSKIVLMGDPEQIDHPYLDSLNNGLTYVIERFKGQQISGHVKLVKGERSGLAQLAADLL is encoded by the coding sequence CTGAGTAAAATTTATGTATTAGACACAAATGTGTTATTACAGGATCCGAATTCAATCTTTTCATTTGAAGACAACGAGGTCGTCATACCAGCCGTTGTGTTAGAAGAAGTAGACTCAAAAAAGAGATATATGGACGAGGTTGGACAAAATGCTCGGCGTGTCTCACGCCTAATCGACGGTTTAAGATCGAAAGGGAAACTGCATGAAAAAATTACACTAGAGTCAAAAGGGACGCTACGCATTGAACTGAATCACCGCTCTTTTCATGAGCTTCAAGAAATTTTTATTGAAAAAACGAACGATAATCGAATTTTGGCAGTCGCGAAAAATTTAAGCTTAGAGGAAGAAACAAAGCCTCATGGCAGGCCTGTTATTTTGGTCAGCAAGGATGTGTTAGTGCGGGTAAAGGCGGATGCTATAGGGCTTCAAGCAGAAGACTTCTTAAGTGACCGTGTTTTGCAAAATGAGGACATCGATAATGGCTATCATGAGCTCTACATTCCGACTGAGCAATTGAATACATTTTATAAGCAAAATCAATTACCAATAAAAGAGGTCACAAGCGCACCATTCAACCCTCATCAATTTGTCATCATGAAGGGAAATGAAGGTGGTTCTGCTTTAGGAATGCTTGATCAAAAGGCAGAGCATGTAAAACGTCTCGTTTATGATCAAGAGCATATTTGGGGAATCCGTCCAAAGAATGTCCAGCAGACGATGGCACTCGAGCTGCTTTTGCGCCGTGACATTCCGCTCGTGACACTGATTGGAAAAGCGGGGACTGGTAAAACATTGCTTGCACTTGCTGCCGGATTAATGCAGACAGAGGACCTCGGTATGTTTAAAAAGTTGATCGTGGCGCGCTCCATCGTGCCTGTCGGGAAAGATATAGGATATTTGCCTGGAGAAAAGGAAGAAAAGCTCAGACCATGGATGCAGCCGATCTATGACAACCTAGAGTTTTTATTTAATACAAAAAAGCCGGGCGAGCTTGATGCGATTTTGGCGGGAATTGGATCTATTCAAGTCGAAGCATTGACGTATATTCGGGGAAGAAGTATACCTGATCAATTTATTATCATTGATGAGGCGCAGAATTTAACAAAGCACGAGGTGAAAACATTATTAACGCGAGTCGGAGAGGGAAGTAAAATTGTGCTCATGGGAGATCCAGAGCAGATTGATCACCCTTATTTAGACAGCTTAAATAATGGGCTTACGTATGTGATCGAGCGGTTCAAAGGGCAGCAAATATCTGGACATGTCAAGCTTGTCAAAGGAGAAAGGTCTGGACTTGCACAGCTTGCCGCTGATTTGCTATAG
- the glsA gene encoding glutaminase A: MACRDNEELQRFVEEAKKVAKDGQVASYIPALGKADQTDLSVAVYHVSNTCHSAGDVDKRFTLQSISKVLALALVLSEEGPKKVFQFVGQEPTGDPFNSMIKLETASPNKPLNPMINAGALAVTSLIRGATPQDQLGRLLSFIRELANDKSITYCKETAASEFETSMINRAMCYYMKQYHIIRGNVEEVMDVYTKQCAIMMNSLDLAKIACVFSLDGRHPETGKQILSKDVARICKTFMVTCGMYNASGEFAINIGIPAKSGVSGGIMGAAPYDFGIGIFGPALDEKGNSIAGIKLLELMSEKYEMSIF, translated from the coding sequence ATGGCATGTCGCGACAATGAAGAGCTTCAGCGATTTGTAGAAGAAGCAAAAAAAGTGGCCAAAGATGGTCAAGTAGCATCCTATATTCCCGCTCTCGGCAAAGCGGATCAGACGGATTTATCTGTGGCAGTGTATCATGTGAGTAATACGTGCCACTCAGCTGGAGATGTAGATAAACGATTTACCCTTCAAAGCATTTCAAAAGTATTAGCACTGGCGCTTGTGCTCTCAGAAGAAGGGCCAAAAAAAGTCTTTCAATTTGTTGGACAAGAACCAACAGGTGACCCGTTTAATTCAATGATCAAACTGGAAACAGCGAGTCCGAATAAACCGCTGAATCCAATGATTAATGCAGGGGCGCTCGCAGTCACGAGTTTAATCAGAGGAGCGACTCCGCAAGATCAGCTGGGCCGGTTGCTCAGCTTCATTAGAGAGCTTGCAAATGACAAAAGCATTACATACTGTAAGGAAACAGCTGCCTCCGAATTTGAGACATCGATGATTAACCGGGCGATGTGCTATTATATGAAGCAATATCATATTATTAGAGGGAACGTAGAGGAAGTCATGGACGTCTATACGAAACAATGTGCCATCATGATGAACAGCTTGGATTTGGCGAAAATTGCTTGTGTTTTTTCATTAGACGGCAGACATCCAGAAACGGGGAAGCAAATTCTTTCAAAAGATGTCGCTAGAATTTGTAAAACCTTTATGGTGACGTGCGGCATGTACAATGCGAGCGGAGAATTTGCCATTAACATCGGAATTCCTGCAAAAAGCGGTGTCTCAGGCGGGATTATGGGAGCTGCACCATATGATTTTGGAATCGGTATCTTTGGTCCGGCTCTGGATGAAAAAGGGAATAGTATTGCTGGGATTAAGCTGCTTGAGCTGATGAGTGAAAAATACGAGATGAGTATCTTTTAA
- a CDS encoding YlaN family protein, producing MASEILVDHRQKALALLKLDADKILKLIQVQMDNLTMPQCPLYEEVLDTQMFGLSREIDFAVRLGLVDQHEGKKLLDKLERELSALHDAFTKK from the coding sequence TTGGCGTCAGAAATTTTAGTCGATCATCGGCAAAAAGCACTGGCTTTATTAAAATTGGATGCAGATAAAATTTTAAAATTGATCCAAGTGCAAATGGACAACTTAACGATGCCGCAATGTCCTCTTTATGAAGAGGTTTTAGATACTCAAATGTTCGGATTATCGAGAGAAATTGATTTTGCTGTCCGGCTTGGATTAGTTGATCAACATGAAGGTAAGAAACTACTCGATAAACTTGAGAGAGAGCTTTCCGCACTTCATGATGCGTTCACAAAAAAATAA